The DNA region CCAGCAACTGCATGGTCATTAAATTGCCGCCCAACACTAAAATCTTTAAGATGCCAGTTCAAGCGCCGACTGCCTCAAAGGAATCGCATACAGTTAGCCTGAGTGACAAGGAAATGTTGAACAGTGTCCTCAAAATTCCGCAGGCGATAAGTATAAGCAAAGTCAAATCGGTGGATAATACTGCAACTATTTCCAACCCTACGACTATCAAAACTGTGTTGCCGGCTCAAACCCACAGCCGATCATCCTGCTTCCTCGTCGACGCTTTTAACAAATCGGAAAGTCGCCCCGAATCCATGAAGATAATTACGGAATTTCGTAATCAAATACGCTCCATAGAGAAGACATTGCCACTGCCGGGAACAGTGCTGCAATCTTCAAAGATAAATAATGATCTTCCACCTTTACCTCCGTTGGTTGGTCCAGATGCACCCAAGCCCGTTGAACTGACTCTCAACCCACTATGTTTTATAGTGGCCAAGGAACTACAGATCCAGTATCCACTCTACCGTTTTATGTGGACCTGTCCGCATTGCCAGCGATTCTTCGAGAAGCACTGTGCATTTCGAATGCACCTGACTAGCAAGCATGATTTGACCCAAGAAAAATTGAACAGCCTCAAAGTGATATTAATGCCTTACAAAagtaagtatatatatattgttgccGCTCTATTATTAGGCGTTAAAAAAACGTGCACGGATACCGCTGTAGAGATTTGAGACTTTAACTCTATGCCCACAAAGTGCACGaacataaaactaaaaaatgttctcCGATGAGCCTGGCCGTTTGAGCTTCGAACCAGGAACAGATACGGAACATACAAGCTTCTCTATCACTTTTCTTTTCTACACTGATCATCTGTAGTCaattaacatatttttatcTCCACTTTAGTTCTCTCATTGGATTCATCAGACTCTGAGCCTAAGCTTGCGCATGTGCCATTGCCAACGAATTTGGAAACGAAGCCACAAGTGCCAGAATCTACTCCAAATCAAGACAAGACTGTTAATTTGCCATTTCTGCAAAACGATGCAGCACCTTTGAAGGATCAAACACCGGCATTATCATATCTTACTTCTAACAAAGATTCAACATCCCCAATGAAAAATCCAGATAAATCAAATGGCTCAAAGAAGTCAAAGAAGAATCAAGGAAAAATTGCTCAGTTTCAGTGCACGGACTGCTCCAAAGTATTTACTACTTTCGGGGCCCTACGCATCCACAAGACAATCCACACAGGCGAGCTGCCGCACAAATGCAGCTATTGTGACAAACGTTTCCGTACTCCTGGTCAGGTGCGTGTGCACCACCGTCGTCACACCGGAGAAAAGCCGTTTAAATGCAAGGTAAGGATTaatctgtagcattagttgcaTGAATTATTACTGCAGTGTAACAATGTTTtgtcattattattataatctCTTGTATCTTTGTAGGTTTGCTCATTGGATTTCACTCATCGGGAAACTTTGATTTCCCATCTTTCGCGCCATATTGGAATGAAACGTTATAAATGCTATGGATGCGATAAATACTTTGTAGTCGTCAGCGGTTTGCGAGCCCATCGCCGCCTACGTCCTGACACTTGCGGCAAGGTGAAGTTCACAGCTCGAGCTCACGGCCCCCGGGTGCGGGTCATCCGGGGAGAAGTGATCTTTGAACATCACCCAGAACACAATGGATACCTACGCAGTGAGGATCCGCTTAACATTTTGTCCCAACGTGATCAGACCGACTCAAACCCACCCGAAACAATGTAGGGTATAAGCTAATTGTTATGTTTTCCTTATTTTACCACTTTAGCTTTGCCATtatgatatattttttagtattttttaaaaatgcgATAAGGGATATAGAAGTAAGACCTTGATCCATAGGAAAGAATTACAAAAGATATTGCCatgaattataattttttaatattcgaTTTTTGACccaaatatatttgtttatgaAATTACACTCCAATTCATGTATGACTGTGTGGCGGTATTAAGGTTGTTCAAAAAATCTCTTATCAAGcaattcaaaattttaaaagctaTTACCCTATAATAATTTGGAAGCCATGACCATGAAAGCTGATAACAATTTTATTATACTAAGTTGATAATTAAGAGCAAATCAAATTGCATTAAGAAAAGGTGCattaaattggttttattttattacggTCGtttagtatttatttttaaatctcaGGACTTCTTCTATGAGGGTTTCATGTTGCTGAACATCGTTAGAAGTTATGTATTTGTTAATCGCATTAAAAACCTCACTTTCCTGGGCTATGGTTGCCAGAGTCAGCTTCGTTTTCATTTGGGTGGCACCTTCCGTAAATTTATTATGCACTTTCTCATCCTCCTTGGCGAATTCACTGGCAACGCCCAGTAATCCGATAAGGCTCATTCCAATTGTTTTTGACTCGGGTGCCGATTGAGATAAGCTGTCCTTGAGACCTTCAAACACGCCTTGTAGATCGTAGACGTAGACATATTTCTCAGCAGTAGAGCCATGCTGACGGAGGTTCTTGCCGCGGTTAATATAGCTCTCTAGGACAGATGTTCCCGGTCCACGTTCCTCAACCGGCACACTATCCACTATCTGCTGCACAAAATTAACTGTGACGACCAGCATATTGTGAATTTGAATGCCACGAATGGTCTCGGCATAGCGAAAGAATTGAGACAGGATCTCCTTTTGTGACCTTGGAGGTGCAGCACAGGTAAGGCTCTGCGGAATATGCATACGATTTAATAAAGaatcagttttttttttaatacatacCAAAACAGAGagcaaaaatataaatgtgcaCCGCATCTTCGTCATGACTTAATTCGACCAACAAATTTGGGAACAGACTTcggatttttatacccttgccaCACATAACGAATCGCCTCTTCATTAATGTATTAGTATTGCATTGAtatgaaatgtgaaattgacTTCGGCAGAAGAGGAGAGCGCTCATGATCTAGAATGATGAAATCTCCTTATCAGCATCACAAAGAGAGAAGAGTCGATAGAAGCTAATACGTTTGGCAACAAATGAAAGCGGAAGCCAGTACACTTAAAACAAAAAGTCTcttaatttcttttatttcatcttttattatttcttgtCATTCGGTTTTGCAGTTTTTTGAAaatgataaattatttgtatagTAAGAAGAGTCAAGGGAAAAGTGCTCAGATTCAGTGCACGGACTGCTCCAAAGTATTTACTACTTTCGGGGCCCTACGCATCCACAAGACAATCCACACGGCGCGCTGCCGCACAAATGCAGCTATTGTGACAAACGTTTCCGCACTCCTGGTCAGGTGCGTGTGCACCACCGTCTTCACACCGAAGAAAAGCCGTTTAAATGAAAGGTAAGGATTaatctgtagcattagttgcaTAATTTAATACTGCAATGGAACAGTGTTTTGTCAATATTATTGTAATCAATTGTATCTTTGTAGGTTTGCTCATTGGATTTCACTCATCGGGAAACTCTGATTTCCCATCTTTTGCGCCATATTGGAATGAAGCGTTATAAATGCTATGGATGCGATAAATACTTTGTAGTCGTCAGCGGTTTACGAGCTCATCGCCGCCTACGTCCTGACACTTGCGGCAAGGTGAAGTTCACAGCTCGAGCTCACGGCCCCCGGGTGCGGGTCATCCGGGGAGAAGTGATCTTTGAACATCACCCAGAACACAATGGATACCTACGCAGTGAGGATCCGCTTAACATTTTGTCCCAACGTGATCAGACCGACTCAAACCCACCCGAAACAATGTAGGGTATAAGCCTAATTGTTATGTGTTCCTTATTTTACCACTTTAGCTTTGCCATTCTGATATATTTtgtagtattttttaaaaatgcgATAAGGGATATCGAAGAAAGACCTTGATCTATAGGAAAGAATTACAAAAGATTTTGCCatgaattataattttttaatattcgaTTTTTGACccaaatatatttgtttatgaAAATACACTCCAATTCATGTATGACTTTGTGGCGGTATTAAGGTTGTTCAAAACATCTCTTATCAAGCaattgaaaaatttaaaagctaTTACCCTATAATAATTTGGAAGCCATGACAACAATTTTATTATACTAAGTTGATAATTAAGAGCAAATCAAATTGCATTAAAAAAAGGTGtattaaattggttttattttattacagTCGTTTAGTACTTATTTTTGAATCTCAGGACTTCTTTTATGAGGGTTTCATGTTGCTGAACATCATTAGAAGTTATGTATTTGTTAATCGCATTAAAAACCTCACTTTCCTGGGCTATGGTTGCCAGAGTCAGTTTCGTTTTCATTTGGGTGGCACCTTCCGTAAATTTATTATGCAATTTCTCATACTCCTTGGTGACTTCACTGGGATAGCCCTTTGATGCGATACGGGACATTTCAGTTTTTTGAAACTCAGATAAGCTGTCATTTAGATCATCGCCTGGTTGACCGTAGATGTGTTCATATTTCTCAGCAGTAGAGCCATGCTGAAGGAGGTTCCTGCCGCGGTTAATATAGCTCTGTTGGACAGATGTTCCCGGTCCACGTTCCTCAACCGGCACACTATCCACTATCTGCTGCAAAACATTAACTAAGGCGCCCAGCATATTGTGAATATGAATGCCACGAATGGTCTCGGCATAGCGAAAGAATTGAGACAGGATCTCCTTTTGCGATCTTGGAGGTGCAGCACAGGTAAGGCTCTGCGGAATATGCATACGATTCAATAAAGaatcagttttttttttaatacatacCAAAACAGAGagcaaaaatataaatgtgcaCCGCATCTTCGTCATGACTTAATTCGACTCAAAAATTTTGGAACAGACTTcggatttttatacccttgccaCACATAACGAATCGCCTCTTCATTAATGTATTAGTATTGAATTGAtatgaaatgtgaaattgacTTCGGCAGAAGAGGAGAGCGATCATGATCTAGAATGATGAAATCTCCTTATCAGCATCACAAAGAGAGAAGAGTCGATAGAAGCTAATACGTTTGGCAACAAATGAAAGCGGAAGCCAGTACACTTAAAACAAAAAGTCTCTTACTTTCttttatttcatcttttattatttcttgtCATTCGGTTTTGCAGTTTTTTGAAAATGATAAATTAATTGTATGGTATTATTAAACGTAATATGATATTCTTAATCATAAATTAATGCGAAATACATACGCTCATCTGTTTCTCGATTAGTATAATCATTATATTGTTTGCTTGTCTGTGTATCAtgttacatttaaaattgttatatCTTTCTATTTGGTAAAACATATAaaacaatttatattttaacaaaatttGACAAGCCGACAAATTTGtgtaatatacaatatattcgTACTTTTCAattgatttatatgttaagtTTAATACGATTGCAACACTCTGCGTGGGTACCTTTATCTAGACATCTATTGTTGCTAGCGCTATAGTTTAATTTAGTATCTCTCGTTTCATCCCAAACATGCCCAGCCGGCCAACATCGCCGCAAAATTTACTACTTCCTAACACATCCGATCCAATTGGCAGGGGCAACGCGCTAAAGTTGTTATAACAAATACTTTTATTCcgtataaatatttagtttaCATATGACTATTGTTGTTTAACATGTGTTTCAGCTAATAATTTAGTGTTTGCTTTTAAGCATTTGCTTGCTAactttttgtatatatttatgtataaaTACGAGGCCGAATTTAAACGTTCTGCAAAACAGCTTATCAGttatatacattattatgTACCTTAACACCTATTGCCAATGTCttgatttatgttttttttttgctggttttgctttattttatGGTAAAAATTATATGCTACAGTACATATCTACAGTTATCATTCTAATCTGTTCGCTTGGTTAATATCTATGCCTTCATACACCTTAGGTACAATAATTGTTTAGCTTTTCGATCTAAATTACACATACATACGTGGCTAGCTTGGGTATCGACTGTGGTATATACAGGAATGTACTGGGGAACTGAATAGAAGTTGTGGGAATGAGGTTAAAGTTTCAATTAGCTGCTTAGCTGGAAGTTGCGTCTGTGTCTCCTATCGGTTTTAAGAATTAGAACCGTCTGTTAGCTACCAAGACATCGATCAGTCCTTCAAATTCGTCATTTATTATAGGGGAGATCAAAACTTAAGTCGTGTTTGAAAACTTATTTTAGAATCTAGCTGCCTTATAGAATATGCACTATGCAAGACTTTTGACTAATTGCACGGATTGTTTATACTGGTTTCCAACAACCTAGGCATAAAAACTGATTAACATAGCGTTATTTGATTGATTGTATTACTCATAcgtttatatattataatggCAATTGGAATTTGCTGCCAATTCGCCAGAAGATTGCGATTTAAATCAAATGGCTTCTACTTTCGACCCTATCCATGCTTTCGAGATTTGATTTAGGCGGTAAGACTAATAGCTACCAAGTCCTTAGTTCAAATATGTATCGGTTTCCAGTGGTCCGCCCCATTCATGGCCATTCTGGTGGCAGTTCCACGAACAACAAGTTGATTGACTTCCTCCTCCATTAGCGAGCAAAATCTTGATGCACATATAGAAGTGCATATGGGCTGATATATAAATTTCTGATAATTAAACGTGTAACAGTCTTTTTAAGTTTACATtatcaataaaatcaaactTAGTGAAAGATCGAGACCCCAAAGTAATCGTAATTGCAACATAACCATCGGGCGGGGGGTGCGCTTATCAACTAAACATGTCCACGTATATAAGTATAGGTGTATTAAGTAAGTGTGGGCAGTAGCTGGCTATAATACTTTAGAGTTATGATATCCGTGTATATCGTAAATGCGTATTATGCGTAGAGTTCGAAATAAGTATGCAACGAACGCAGGGTCGATGAGTTTTCAGCTCAGTTGGCATAGTTGTCGAATGAGCCCAAGTACTCCAATGCAGCGCGATAGCAGAAGTGATATTGATCCTAAATTAGTAAAAACAACAGATGTAAATTCTCCATGCGTCTATTAAAAATCTTGTGTGAAACCCACCTCGGTTTGCACCATAGCCGGTCGCTGGGAACGCAGGATGCGCACTGTCTGGAAGACATCCAGCACTCCCTCGTACTGCATCCGCTCTAGAACGATGCTCAGTGTGATGAAGACACCCGAACGTCCCACGCCCGCTGAACAGTGCACGGTGATGGGTCCATCCTGGCCAAACTGTTCCTTGGTCTTGTGCACCTGTCCGATGAAGTCAATGAAGCCTTCGCCCGACTTGGGCACCCCCTGCTCCGGCCAATCGATGAACTGGAACTGGCGCACCGTGCGCGAGGATCCATCTCGAGCATCAGTTACCTACAGACAAAGAggatttatttgttttccagttatttattattaaataaagtaTATTAAACTCACCTTAAACTCACGCAGCTTATACTGCGGCATGTTGTACTCAGCGATGGGATCCACGACATAATACTGATAGCGCACGGACCGCTCATGAGGCCAGTATTGGAAGCACTTCTCCTGTGAAAAGAAAAAGCATTAGTTTATATGAGGCTAAGGTTGAGGATTTAGTCTTAAACTAAATTACTACTGAATCTATAATCCAGAAAATACAAATGAGTGTGGTTAACTTACCCTGCCCATTTCCTTGAGCTTGGTCAGCATGACCACAATGGTGGAGTTGTGCTCCCAGAGCATGCGCCAGAAATCCTCTGCTGCATCCTGCACAGGACCCTGGGCGGCGATATAGGCCGATCGGTAGCGATAGCCGTCAATGAAGCTGGCGTTGACATAGTCGCTGCCCTCGATTCCATGGATGGGGGTCAGGTAGACACGACTCGATTCGTATGGCAGAATGTGGACCAGGCGGTTCTTGTGCTTGTTGCACGGCAGATTGGCCGTTACGAACTTGGACGAGTCCATCTTGACATTGGACAGCTTCTTGAACTCCACCTCCATGCCGGAGATGCTCTCGCCGGGCTCCGTGATCAGTAGCTTTTGCAGGTGCGTGTGCAGGTTGCGGGCCGGCACCTCCGTCATGCCACAGATGATGGCCTCAATGATGGCGTCATGGATGAAAATGTACTGATCCTCCGTCTGAACCATATAGTTGCGTTGCGCCCTCAGGCACGTGACATGCCCATAGATATCGATGATCTTCTCGTGCTTCATTCGCTCCAGCATCGAATCGATGACGATGTAGCAGCCGGTTCGACCCACTCCCGCCGAGCAGTGAACGATCACGGGTCCGGATTCCGGTGGCGTGAGAGCGCGACACCGGCGCAGGAACTGCAGGAACGGAGCCGGATGATCGGGCACCCCATGATCCGGCCAGGCGGTGAACTGCAGCTGCTTGATCTCGCGCCGATCGTTGAAGCCCTGCCGGCACAACTGGAACGTCCGTATGCTGTACGTGGCCAGCTCCTGCGTCTCCGTGATGGTCACAAAGATCTGGCCATAGGTCTCCGTTCCGCGAGTGGGCCAATACTGGTCGCACTTGATGCGTGTTCGCTCCTCCAGTCGCGTCATCATCACAATGGTGGCCGTTTTCAATTCCCAGCACATGCGCCAGAAGTCCACAAAGGTCTCCTGCAGCGGTCCCTGGGTGGCCACATAGGCGTTGTGCTTCCGATAGCCATCACAGTAGTTGGCATTGATGTAGTCCGATCCAACCACGCCCTCCACTGGCGGCAACTGGACACGGGAATGATCGTAGGCGGTGACATTGGCATAGCGATTCTTCGATTTATTGTGCTCCAGGTTGGAGTTGTCCCAGGTGAATTGCTGTCCCGGCTCAATGCTCTCATACTCCTGCGAGAACTTCTGATTGTCGTTGGCTTTGAGTCGTTCGATATGGTTAGCGAATTCCGAAATGGGTATGGGCGGATGGGAAATCATGCCGGGTGTCTGGAAGTTAAGACGCCTCATGTCAACGGGATCGCTAGGAGTTGGTCCGGCTCCCAAATCGGCGGCCATCAAGGGTCGAGTAACGGCCGCTTGATCCGGGGTTTTGCATGGCTGACGGCGACGTTTCACCACACAGAGAACAATCAACGCGGTGGACACGATGAAAGTGGATACCATTAGCGGGAGCACCACCCACAAGATCTCTGGTTCGTCCTTGTTGCGATTCACTGACACCTCCGGCTCCGCGGGCCAATTGGGATCGGGGCGGTGGGGCCGCTCACCTGGCGGAGCTTCCCGCATGTCCAGCGATAGGAACTCTGAGAAGGGACTGGAGGTGTAGAGATGCTTCTGCGGCGTGTCCACCACAGCCCGCACAAAGATGCGGTAACGCTTCTCCCGCTCCAGCTTACGATTGGTAAAGTTATGGTAGTCATCACCCGATCCTAGGTGGAAGGTGAAGGGTATGGAACGCTGTGGAAACTTAGCCGCAATGTAGGGGGCATTAGGACGCTCTGGTTTGTTCCTACCCGGCAGCAGATCGTCGGTGAGGAACTGATCGGGTATTTTGTGCAGATTTGACTTGTCCTCCGGCACCACCACCAAGTAATAGTGCGAGATGGGTCCATATTCCTCCGAGGCCTGTGGCAGTATCACCAGAATCTCCTCGCCATTGACCACACCATAGAAATCCGGCTTGACCATCGGCTGTGGAGCTGCCATTTGGGTGGTCACCGTGATCTTGGTGGGCGGACGGTATGAATAATCCGATGGAATGGCACTCACGTTCACATTGTACGTGGTAAAGGGACTCAGTTCGTTTATCGTGTGGGTCTTCACATAGTGCTTCAGGATGATCTCGCGCTTGGGAACGATCTGGGTCTGCGAAAATCCCTGTGAGTCCACAAACACCTTCATGGCATCGAAGCTGATCTTGTAGTTAACCGGAGTTAGCCGAATGGGTGGCGACCAACTCAACGTCATTGAATGGGTGCTGACATCGTGGGCACGAAGATTAAGGGGCACATCCTCCGGCTTAATCCTTACCGTCACCTTCTCGCTAAGACGTCCCAATCCGTTCTTGAACCTCGCCGCAATGGCCACGGCATATTGGGCAAACTTCTCCAGATTGACCAGATCAGCGGATTCCGTCAGGCCAACCGTCTTCGTTTGCCAGTCGTCCAGATCCTCGACGGCGGTCATGGTGTAAAAAATTTTGTAGCCAAGCAACTTGCCTCGACTCGTCACCGGCTCCCACCAAATCTCCGCCGTTTGCTCGGAGGTGGCCTCCGCTTGCAGGGACATAGGTGCCCGGCCCATGTCGCGTTCCGTCTCCACGACCAACTTGTCACTGAAGGGACCGGCTCCCTGTTTCGTATAGGCCCTCACCCGGAAGATGTACTCGGTGTTCTCCTCCAGATTTGTGAAAACCGCCTTGCGGAGCGTCATATTCCTCTCAGAACCAAGGCCATGATCGATTTTCTTGTGGAACTGGACATCATAGCGGGTGATTATGCCATTCCGATGTTCCCTGGTAGGTGGATCCCACGTAACGCACAGAACATCCGGAGTTTGGAAGCGTATGGTGATGTTCGAGGGCGGTCCGCCGGGTGTGCCTTCTGGTGTCTGGAATATTTTTACCGTCTCCTGACCGATACCGATGTGATTACTGCCCGCCACCCGAAATTCATACTCCACTCCGCGTTCCAGGTTGTCGAAGCGCTTCTTGGTCATCTGGGGTCCCGATAGCATCTCCTCCTTCAAAGACTGATCCTTGACGCCCCATCGAAGTCGATAGCCACGCAATTCACCATAGGTCTGCGCCGGACGCTCCCACTCCAGTTCGATGGACACGATCGGTTCCCGCTCCATGATCTTCAGACTCACCGTTGGCCGAACTGGCACTCCGCCAGGGGTTTTCACCACAATCGCTGCACTCCGGTCGCCATCGCCTTTGCGGGTCAATGCGGCCACCTGGATGGAGTACTTGGTATCCGGCTGCAGGCCAGTGACATTGAACTCCAGCATGTCCACCACATCGAATTTAAAGGGTTCGTTGAGGAAACCCTTGCCCTGTTTGAAAATGTCAAATAGAGATGATTATAAGCAAATACAAATTAACTTTTCAAATTCgattttatttgattatgGTTTTTAAGAAGCTGTTCTTGGGCTATCCACAAAAAACATGGTTTTTTGGATATACCAACGgttaaaaaaagttaatttCGAATGTCTGTAATCTGTTAACTCTAATCTTGTTAATCTTTCCTAGTTCTCCCTTAAGAGACAGAAAACTCACCTCATCTCTCAGCTCCTGAGCATGTATGTGATAGCCACGAATAATACCATTGCGATCCTTTTCGAGTGGCGGTTTCCAACTGACATGTATCGATGTGGAGTTCAAGGGCGTGGCCTTAACATCTTGTGGATCTCCGGGCACTAAATGCGACGCCGAAGAAAATTGCGATTAGCTAAGGGTACTCACAAGGGCGAAAACAACTGGAGACATATATAGATAGCTTAACTTAAGACCTAAGGTTATTAACATTAACTTACTTAACACTGTAGTACATGAtcttatattatatatttttagtttacAGACAGGAGACTATGGCTTCTATTATACTAGGTGCTTAGAACCTATGAGTAATACATATACAAGAATATATGTGGTAGTACCAGAACAAACCTAGTTCCAAGTCAATGCCATCACCACATCACAGACAAAAACAGAttcgaattaaattaaaagtcgGAACTGGAGGAACCAAACAACCAAAGTGCTGCTTAGGTGCTAAATAATTGGTATGTGGTAGGGGTTGCTCAATAGGTGCTCAAAATTTAGTAGGAGGTGCAGTTTATACCTAGATATAGTATTATTTAAGATAGTATAGACCATTACTTAGGGAGTATGGTGGCAAAAAAGtacacaaaaaaatgttggcCATCGCAAACACTTGGATTTCGATGTCCATCTCGTTTCACTTAGCAAAAACAAACatgtaagcattcaaaaagtTGTTACTTGGTTGTGTGCAAAAAACATATAATGGTAAATCAAAAAATAgttcatatattttttctatacacGTATGCTGCTTATTTAAGAGCATTAAAAATCCTTGCCGACCTCTTAAATGGTTTGGTaagattttcaaaaaatgtcgAAATAGAGaaacatatcaaaaaacaaaagagaTGTGAATTCTTTTAGTTATCGGTCAAAACTTTCTGGACCAattcaaaaatatgtttttgggAAAAGAGTATAGGTATAGAAATAGAGATGTATAGTATAGATAGTATTTTGCTATGGGGCATTCTTAAACATAATACATAGTCAACCATTAAATATACTCACTCTTTTTCtctaaatagttttaaaatgttttatttgtattatataTTAGGATATAAACCACCATCCATTAAAGGTTGcgttcaaaaatcaaatttcGCAATAATTTCGTATTCACATCAAAAAAGTTTCaaaaagattttgttttttttttggtttttggttttttttttccattttgatTTGCATTCAAAAAAAGGTGCACGAAACAGAGCAATTGGTGCAAGGTGCGAGTGGCCAAGCAAAGttatttggttttgttttaatAGTATGTgaaaaaagatataaaatatAGGTATTTAGTTTACAGTATACAATTCCAAAAAGGGTTACTAGTGCACAAAAGTGGTTAAAATCCAGAAAGGGAAAGGTGAACAACTAAAGATGGAAAACATGATACAAAATCTACATATTTGTTGGCACACCGCTTTGATACTGTACAGTGTTCTTATGATTTTTCAATttactttgatttttttccAAAATTATGTGGTAGTTTGTAGATTTAGAACACCcaattaatataatttatgggTTAACTTAAATTTTACAAGTAACTTACCTCAATAAATTTTAAGATAATATGACACACATTTATAAAGCTTAATTATACCCTAAAATACTGGTTATCAACTACTTCTAAGTATATAGCTTATGGAGTTGTATCTTTCCAAtatattcatttaaaatattctttaaattGAGATCTCATATTTGATAATTTTGTACGTATACCATTCATTACTTAGACAATGATTCGCTGCCTGGCGG from Drosophila subpulchrella strain 33 F10 #4 breed RU33 chromosome 2L, RU_Dsub_v1.1 Primary Assembly, whole genome shotgun sequence includes:
- the LOC119548636 gene encoding tyrosine-protein phosphatase Lar isoform X5 is translated as MGLQMTAASPFAALSLLVLFLLTWTPTIVDAAHPPEIIRKPQNQGVRVGGVASFYCAARGDPPPSIVWRKNGKKVSGTQSRYTVLEQPGGISILRIEPVRAGRDDAPYECVAENGVGDAVSADATLTIYEGDKTPAGFPVITQGPGTRVIEVGHTVLMTCKAIGIPTPNIYWIKNQTKVDMSNPRYSLKDGFLQIENSREEDQGKYECVAENSVGTEHSKATNLYVKVRRVPPTFSRPPETISEVMLGSNLNLSCIAVGSPMPHVKWMKGSEDLTPENEMPIGRNVLQLINIQESANYTCIAASTLGQIDSVSVVKVQSLPTAPTDVQISEVTATSVRLEWSYKGPEDLQYYVIQYKPKNANQAFSEISGIITMYYVVRALSPYTEYEFYVIAVNNIGRGPPSAPATCTTGDFSFGGTKMESAPRNVQVRTLSSSTMVITWEPPETPNGQVTGYKVYYTTNSNQPEASWNSQMVDNSELTTVSELTPHAIYTVRVQAYTSMGAGPMSTPVQVKAQQGVPSQPSNFRATDIGETAVTLQWTKPTHSSENIVHYELYWNDTYANQAHHKRISNSEAYTLDGLYPDTLYYIWLAARSQRGEGATTPPIPVRTKQYVPGAPPRNITAIATSSTTISLNWLPPPVERSNGRIIYYKVFFVEVGREDDEATTMTLNMTSIVLDELKRWTEYKIWVLAGTSVGDGPRSHPIILRTQEDEKKMPGDPQDVKATPLNSTSIHVSWKPPLEKDRNGIIRGYHIHAQELRDEGKGFLNEPFKFDVVDMLEFNVTGLQPDTKYSIQVAALTRKGDGDRSAAIVVKTPGGVPVRPTVSLKIMEREPIVSIELEWERPAQTYGELRGYRLRWGVKDQSLKEEMLSGPQMTKKRFDNLERGVEYEFRVAGSNHIGIGQETVKIFQTPEGTPGGPPSNITIRFQTPDVLCVTWDPPTREHRNGIITRYDVQFHKKIDHGLGSERNMTLRKAVFTNLEENTEYIFRVRAYTKQGAGPFSDKLVVETERDMGRAPMSLQAEATSEQTAEIWWEPVTSRGKLLGYKIFYTMTAVEDLDDWQTKTVGLTESADLVNLEKFAQYAVAIAARFKNGLGRLSEKVTVRIKPEDVPLNLRAHDVSTHSMTLSWSPPIRLTPVNYKISFDAMKVFVDSQGFSQTQIVPKREIILKHYVKTHTINELSPFTTYNVNVSAIPSDYSYRPPTKITVTTQMAAPQPMVKPDFYGVVNGEEILVILPQASEEYGPISHYYLVVVPEDKSNLHKIPDQFLTDDLLPGRNKPERPNAPYIAAKFPQRSIPFTFHLGSGDDYHNFTNRKLEREKRYRIFVRAVVDTPQKHLYTSSPFSEFLSLDMREAPPGERPHRPDPNWPAEPEVSVNRNKDEPEILWVVLPLMVSTFIVSTALIVLCVVKRRRQPCKTPDQAAVTRPLMAADLGAGPTPSDPVDMRRLNFQTPGMISHPPIPISEFANHIERLKANDNQKFSQEYESIEPGQQFTWDNSNLEHNKSKNRYANVTAYDHSRVQLPPVEGVVGSDYINANYCDGYRKHNAYVATQGPLQETFVDFWRMCWELKTATIVMMTRLEERTRIKCDQYWPTRGTETYGQIFVTITETQELATYSIRTFQLCRQGFNDRREIKQLQFTAWPDHGVPDHPAPFLQFLRRCRALTPPESGPVIVHCSAGVGRTGCYIVIDSMLERMKHEKIIDIYGHVTCLRAQRNYMVQTEDQYIFIHDAIIEAIICGMTEVPARNLHTHLQKLLITEPGESISGMEVEFKKLSNVKMDSSKFVTANLPCNKHKNRLVHILPYESSRVYLTPIHGIEGSDYVNASFIDGYRYRSAYIAAQGPVQDAAEDFWRMLWEHNSTIVVMLTKLKEMGREKCFQYWPHERSVRYQYYVVDPIAEYNMPQYKLREFKVTDARDGSSRTVRQFQFIDWPEQGVPKSGEGFIDFIGQVHKTKEQFGQDGPITVHCSAGVGRSGVFITLSIVLERMQYEGVLDVFQTVRILRSQRPAMVQTEDQYHFCYRAALEYLGSFDNYAN